The following are encoded in a window of Pseudomonas sp. St316 genomic DNA:
- a CDS encoding DUF6388 family protein has protein sequence MTVKALTQEARHEEALKKYVLDAPQLLEEIKDLSADDQKDQIQWAFEDEAEAQGLQPWELTLKYTSTPEEFEVQRLALHKEAAEVLGVEWDEYCEMNNLVV, from the coding sequence ATGACTGTTAAAGCATTGACCCAGGAAGCCAGGCACGAAGAAGCGCTGAAGAAGTACGTGTTGGATGCGCCCCAATTGCTGGAAGAGATCAAGGACTTGTCTGCCGATGATCAAAAAGACCAGATCCAATGGGCGTTCGAGGACGAGGCCGAGGCCCAGGGCCTGCAGCCTTGGGAGTTGACGCTCAAGTACACCAGCACACCTGAAGAGTTCGAGGTGCAGCGCCTTGCGCTGCACAAGGAAGCGGCCGAGGTGCTGGGCGTGGAATGGGATGAGTACTGCGAGATGAACAATCTGGTGGTCTGA
- the cra gene encoding catabolite repressor/activator has product MKLSDIAQLAGVSVTTASYVINGKAEQQRISSATVERVRAVVQEHGFTPNPQAAGLRSRHTRTLGFILPDLENPSYARIAKLLEQGARARGYQLLIASSDDGPDSERQLLQLFRARRCDALIVASCLPAGDDSYLQLQAKGIPIIAIDRVMDPAQFCSVISDDRQASLQLTRSLLQTQPRQIALISARPELSISQERTAGFREALAGFEGQVLIEHGESFSRECGRQLMDEMLARLGHLPDALITTSYVLLQGVFDALHDFPLKSRPLRLGTFGDTQLLDFLPLPVNAMSQQHQLIAEKALELALAAIENDDYQPGVQAIARTFKQRIHQS; this is encoded by the coding sequence TTGAAACTCAGTGATATTGCCCAGCTGGCCGGTGTGTCCGTGACCACCGCCAGTTATGTCATCAACGGCAAAGCCGAACAGCAACGCATCAGCAGCGCCACCGTCGAACGGGTGCGCGCGGTGGTCCAGGAACACGGCTTCACGCCCAATCCCCAGGCCGCCGGGCTGCGCAGCCGCCACACCCGTACGCTGGGTTTTATCCTGCCCGACCTGGAAAACCCCAGTTACGCCCGCATCGCCAAGTTGCTGGAGCAAGGGGCACGGGCGCGGGGCTACCAGTTGCTGATCGCCAGCTCCGACGATGGGCCCGACAGTGAGCGGCAACTGTTGCAGTTGTTCCGCGCCCGCCGCTGCGACGCACTGATCGTCGCCAGTTGCCTGCCGGCCGGTGACGACAGCTACCTGCAGTTGCAGGCCAAGGGCATTCCGATCATCGCCATCGACCGGGTGATGGACCCTGCGCAGTTCTGCTCGGTGATCAGCGACGACCGCCAGGCCAGCCTGCAACTGACGCGCAGCCTGCTGCAGACCCAGCCTCGGCAAATCGCGCTGATCAGCGCTCGCCCCGAGCTGAGCATCAGCCAGGAACGGACCGCCGGTTTTCGCGAAGCCTTGGCCGGGTTCGAGGGCCAGGTGCTGATCGAGCATGGCGAGTCGTTCAGCCGTGAATGCGGCCGCCAGTTGATGGATGAAATGCTCGCGCGCCTGGGGCATCTGCCCGATGCGCTGATCACCACGTCCTACGTGCTGCTGCAAGGGGTGTTCGACGCCCTGCACGATTTCCCGCTCAAATCACGGCCGTTGCGCCTGGGCACGTTTGGTGACACGCAGTTGCTGGATTTCTTGCCGCTACCGGTCAATGCCATGTCCCAGCAGCACCAACTGATCGCCGAAAAAGCCCTGGAACTGGCCCTGGCGGCCATCGAAAACGATGACTACCAACCAGGCGTGCAGGCCATCGCGCGGACGTTCAAGCAGCGTATTCACCAGAGCTGA
- a CDS encoding methyl-accepting chemotaxis protein yields MKSLLWPAVALMNRLSFGMKFSLISVLFLLPMLVTNFFLVRDSYREFQGTQVELQSLDLLGSSLVLRRDLETLNNLVQINASLGQSGKAGDVEAKIGSLEQQVLARLQGMTPVAIEAEQVSAFEAKRDEMIGAFKTQQAESSLQSKSALIGKLLNSAQMFSQIIASQAGLSRDNQGDIRQLSELIVGTTPKVTQILGEGRALGASSLGLGFLNSASSTRFDELLVQIEKLQGEYDVKLQDALGSSKAAGQALADQANGSKGTLKKASELIEEQVVMADTLDAPWPAFYEQVSGLMEQTYRLNEGTQGFLGVQLQQRLEQNRSHMVLQAVALVLVFLLIFYLYAGFYASTRTTLQHLGQMMDKVAAGDMTVNFVARSKDELGELGEVFNGTVAKIHDLIEQVGRTVTQVERQAGQVETVSAQSNQAVAGQRSQIEQVATAMNQMSATAQEVARSAAAAVSSAHSVNDETLSGRVLVESQQGSIARLASEIDQSVQVINQLATDSQAISRVLDVIKSIAEQTNLLALNAAIEAARAGEQGRGFAVVADEVRTLAKRTQQSTEEIEAMIARLHGGVGAAVKAMGTSHEMASGTVSQSEKVQQALENILGAVGMIVDQNQQIAAAVEQQTAVAHDIDQNIVEINRAGERTAEGAHQTEGASRELSAQVVQLKQLINAFRV; encoded by the coding sequence GTGAAGAGTTTGCTCTGGCCCGCCGTCGCGTTGATGAACCGCCTGAGCTTCGGCATGAAGTTCAGCCTGATCAGCGTGCTGTTCCTGCTGCCCATGCTGGTGACCAACTTCTTTCTGGTGCGCGATTCCTATCGGGAATTCCAGGGCACGCAAGTGGAGCTGCAAAGTCTCGACCTGCTGGGCAGCAGCCTGGTCCTGCGCCGAGACCTGGAAACCCTCAATAACCTGGTGCAGATCAACGCCAGCCTGGGCCAATCCGGCAAGGCCGGTGATGTGGAAGCGAAGATCGGCAGCCTGGAACAACAGGTCCTCGCGCGGCTGCAAGGCATGACCCCCGTGGCCATCGAGGCTGAGCAGGTCAGTGCCTTCGAGGCCAAGCGCGACGAGATGATCGGTGCTTTCAAGACCCAGCAGGCGGAAAGCTCCCTGCAGAGCAAAAGTGCGCTGATCGGCAAGTTGCTCAACAGCGCCCAGATGTTCAGCCAGATCATCGCCAGCCAGGCGGGGCTGAGCCGCGACAACCAGGGTGATATCCGTCAGCTCAGCGAGTTGATTGTCGGCACGACCCCCAAGGTCACCCAGATCCTCGGCGAAGGCCGGGCGCTGGGCGCATCCTCGTTGGGGCTGGGGTTTCTCAATTCGGCGTCGAGCACCCGCTTTGACGAGTTGCTGGTGCAGATCGAAAAGCTCCAGGGTGAATATGACGTGAAACTGCAGGATGCCTTGGGTTCCAGCAAGGCCGCCGGGCAGGCCCTTGCCGATCAGGCCAATGGCAGCAAGGGCACCCTCAAGAAGGCCAGTGAACTGATTGAAGAGCAGGTGGTGATGGCCGACACGCTCGATGCGCCATGGCCGGCATTTTATGAGCAAGTCAGTGGCCTGATGGAGCAGACCTATCGGCTCAACGAAGGGACCCAGGGCTTCCTGGGTGTGCAGTTGCAGCAGCGTCTGGAGCAGAACCGCAGCCACATGGTGCTGCAAGCCGTGGCGCTGGTGCTGGTGTTCCTGTTGATTTTTTACCTGTACGCCGGTTTCTACGCCTCGACACGTACCACGCTCCAGCACCTGGGCCAGATGATGGACAAGGTGGCGGCGGGGGACATGACGGTCAATTTTGTCGCCCGCAGCAAGGATGAGCTGGGCGAATTGGGTGAAGTGTTCAACGGTACGGTGGCGAAGATCCATGACCTGATCGAACAGGTCGGCCGCACCGTTACGCAAGTCGAACGCCAGGCCGGGCAGGTGGAAACGGTATCGGCCCAGAGCAACCAGGCCGTCGCCGGCCAACGCAGCCAGATCGAACAGGTGGCCACGGCGATGAACCAGATGTCGGCCACGGCCCAGGAAGTGGCCCGCAGTGCCGCTGCTGCGGTGAGCAGTGCCCACAGCGTGAACGACGAGACCCTCAGCGGGCGCGTTCTGGTGGAATCCCAGCAGGGCAGCATCGCCCGCTTGGCCAGTGAGATCGATCAGTCGGTGCAGGTGATCAATCAACTGGCGACCGACAGCCAGGCCATCAGTCGCGTGCTGGATGTGATCAAGAGCATCGCCGAGCAGACCAACCTGCTGGCCCTCAATGCCGCCATCGAAGCGGCCCGGGCCGGTGAACAGGGGCGCGGCTTTGCGGTGGTCGCCGATGAGGTCCGGACCCTGGCCAAGCGAACCCAGCAATCGACCGAAGAAATCGAAGCGATGATCGCCCGTCTGCACGGTGGTGTCGGCGCGGCGGTCAAGGCGATGGGTACTAGCCATGAGATGGCCAGCGGCACGGTCAGCCAATCGGAAAAGGTCCAGCAGGCCCTGGAGAATATCCTCGGCGCCGTCGGCATGATCGTCGACCAGAACCAACAGATCGCCGCCGCTGTAGAGCAGCAGACGGCGGTGGCCCATGACATCGACCAGAACATCGTCGAGATCAACCGCGCCGGCGAACGCACCGCCGAAGGTGCCCACCAGACCGAAGGCGCCAGCCGCGAATTGTCCGCCCAGGTGGTGCAACTCAAGCAGCTGATCAATGCATTTCGGGTGTAA
- the ampE gene encoding regulatory signaling modulator protein AmpE, which translates to MSFLVLLLAVWIEKFSALRQRVQRDGGWLHELNKLEASPRWVNRPWLVLTVMVLLPVALLALLLWVLEPVAYGLLALPVHLLVVIYSLGRGDLLADLGPFRDAWRREDLQAAAHVAKRDLDIEANDGEQLLERVQRHLLWQAYQSFFAVIFWYFVLGPVAALSYRLLALAAEHSQNPGVAERAAQMRHAFDWVPVRLLAASFALVGNFVAVSRVMLHELLNWNISAADLIDKVGLVAGEIPRPVAGPDGINSLDRLWELLLRAAVLWYAGFALWTVLA; encoded by the coding sequence ATGAGTTTTCTGGTGTTGCTGCTGGCCGTCTGGATCGAGAAGTTCTCGGCCTTGCGCCAGCGGGTCCAGCGCGACGGCGGTTGGCTGCACGAACTGAACAAGCTCGAGGCGAGCCCACGTTGGGTCAACCGACCCTGGCTGGTGCTGACGGTGATGGTCCTGTTGCCGGTGGCCCTGCTGGCGTTGCTGCTGTGGGTGTTGGAGCCAGTGGCCTATGGTCTGCTGGCATTGCCGGTGCATTTGCTGGTGGTCATTTACAGCCTGGGGCGCGGTGATCTGCTGGCGGACTTGGGGCCATTTCGCGACGCGTGGCGTCGGGAAGACCTGCAAGCGGCGGCCCATGTGGCCAAGCGCGACCTGGACATTGAAGCCAATGACGGTGAGCAGTTGCTGGAGCGGGTCCAGAGGCATTTGCTATGGCAGGCCTACCAGAGCTTTTTCGCGGTGATTTTCTGGTATTTCGTGTTGGGTCCGGTCGCAGCCCTGAGTTATCGACTGCTCGCGTTGGCTGCCGAGCACAGCCAGAACCCCGGCGTGGCCGAGCGGGCCGCGCAAATGCGCCATGCCTTCGATTGGGTGCCGGTGCGGTTGCTGGCGGCGAGCTTCGCCCTGGTGGGCAATTTTGTCGCGGTCAGCCGGGTCATGCTGCATGAGCTGTTGAACTGGAACATCAGTGCCGCCGACCTTATCGACAAGGTCGGCCTGGTGGCGGGCGAGATCCCCCGGCCTGTCGCCGGGCCGGACGGCATCAACAGCCTGGACCGTCTCTGGGAATTGCTGCTGCGTGCGGCGGTGCTCTGGTATGCCGGGTTTGCATTGTGGACGGTGTTGGCCTAA
- a CDS encoding DUF1631 domain-containing protein, with the protein MHNDGNVVPLHKVATDQANSSPLARLPVILLQVRDKAAQQLRLGLQGLFDNADDTLFEMADRARDDVEQNLYFEAMRDLRLKRKSIEREFIEQFFETFVSLAQYDLTRATLAPNLAPDSQAQRSQDELERHLAVEAMVTRVLRRDGASLEQLTARLGVLLARPLAIQHNPLSPALLCEKFLQAGRNLGVGIKVKLILLKLFERYVLSDCDQIYTEANQLLAATGILPELKVTLARRASDRTEDNPRPNAEMAAKPSDAEVDDSVQEVFAALQKLLMQVRGTVAPTLEPSVPPQPISTRDLLRLLSHLQQYVPAPTVHDEFDLRSQLEQLLTRVSVRSGKSRVVEGTDEDVINLISMMFEFILDDHNLPDSFKALIGRLQIPMLKVAVQDKSFFSRGNHPARRLLNEIAAAAMGWGDCDDHQRDSLYLRIEQVVQRLLNDFVDDPAIFSELLADFLAFTSDERRRSELLEQRIRDAEEGRAKAELARQRVEGALNQVMLGKVLPQAVVEFVQHAWSQVLLLTCFKHGKYSAEWQADVLTLEQLIWSVQPHEEPDAGLRLLAMVPELLKSLREGLSRSAFDPFATSEFFSELEALHVQALERTGQATEQAQSFDSPAMVEVLERIVLRPAQKTAGENVAVHLPADDVGLMQVDQLRLGSWVEFQEDDDNTLRCKLAAIIEATGKYVFVNRTGLKVLEHSRTSLALEFRRGAARLLDDTLLFDRALESVLGNLRQLNRGK; encoded by the coding sequence ATGCACAACGACGGGAATGTGGTGCCTTTGCACAAAGTCGCTACCGATCAGGCGAATTCCTCGCCGCTCGCCCGCCTGCCTGTGATTCTGCTTCAGGTTCGTGATAAAGCCGCCCAACAGTTGCGCCTGGGTTTGCAAGGGTTGTTCGATAACGCCGACGACACCTTGTTTGAAATGGCCGACCGGGCACGCGACGACGTCGAGCAGAACCTGTACTTCGAGGCCATGCGGGACCTGCGCCTGAAGCGTAAAAGCATCGAACGTGAATTTATCGAGCAGTTTTTCGAGACCTTCGTCAGTCTCGCCCAATACGACCTGACCCGCGCCACCTTGGCGCCGAACCTGGCGCCAGACAGCCAAGCCCAGCGTTCCCAGGACGAACTGGAGCGGCATCTGGCGGTCGAGGCGATGGTCACTCGGGTGCTCAGGCGCGATGGCGCGTCGCTGGAGCAACTGACGGCCCGGCTCGGTGTGCTGCTGGCCCGACCGCTGGCCATTCAGCACAACCCCCTGAGCCCGGCATTGCTGTGCGAGAAATTCCTGCAGGCCGGGCGCAACCTGGGCGTGGGAATCAAGGTCAAGCTGATCCTGCTCAAGCTGTTCGAGCGTTATGTGCTCAGCGATTGCGACCAAATCTATACCGAGGCCAACCAGTTGTTGGCCGCCACAGGCATCCTGCCAGAGCTCAAGGTTACGCTGGCGCGCCGGGCGTCGGATCGCACCGAGGATAACCCCAGGCCCAACGCCGAGATGGCTGCCAAGCCCAGCGATGCCGAGGTGGATGACAGCGTGCAGGAAGTGTTCGCCGCCTTGCAGAAGCTGTTGATGCAGGTGCGTGGTACTGTCGCGCCGACCCTGGAGCCCAGCGTGCCACCCCAGCCGATCTCTACCCGTGACCTGCTGCGGCTGCTCTCTCATTTGCAGCAATACGTGCCGGCGCCTACCGTTCACGACGAATTCGATTTGCGTAGTCAGCTCGAACAACTGTTGACCCGGGTCAGCGTCAGGAGTGGCAAGTCCCGCGTGGTTGAAGGCACCGATGAAGACGTGATCAACCTGATCTCGATGATGTTCGAATTCATCCTCGACGACCATAACCTGCCAGACTCCTTCAAGGCCCTGATCGGCCGCCTGCAGATCCCGATGCTCAAGGTCGCGGTGCAGGACAAGAGTTTCTTCAGCCGCGGCAATCATCCGGCCCGGCGGCTGCTTAACGAAATCGCGGCCGCGGCCATGGGCTGGGGCGATTGCGACGATCATCAGCGCGACAGCCTGTACCTGCGCATCGAGCAGGTGGTGCAACGCTTATTGAATGATTTCGTCGATGACCCGGCCATCTTCTCCGAACTGCTGGCCGATTTCCTGGCTTTCACCAGTGACGAGCGACGCCGCAGCGAGTTGCTTGAACAGCGTATCCGCGACGCCGAAGAGGGCCGGGCCAAGGCCGAACTGGCGCGCCAGCGCGTCGAAGGGGCGCTGAACCAGGTGATGCTGGGCAAGGTCTTGCCGCAAGCGGTGGTGGAGTTCGTGCAACACGCCTGGAGCCAGGTGTTGTTGCTGACCTGTTTCAAGCACGGCAAGTACTCCGCCGAGTGGCAGGCCGACGTCCTGACCCTGGAGCAATTGATCTGGAGCGTCCAGCCTCACGAAGAACCCGACGCCGGCCTGCGTTTGCTGGCGATGGTGCCGGAGCTGCTCAAGTCCCTGCGTGAAGGCCTGAGCCGTTCGGCGTTCGACCCGTTCGCCACCAGCGAGTTTTTCAGTGAGCTGGAAGCCCTGCATGTGCAGGCGCTGGAACGCACGGGCCAGGCAACGGAACAGGCCCAGTCGTTCGATTCGCCGGCCATGGTCGAGGTGCTGGAAAGAATCGTCCTGCGCCCTGCGCAAAAAACGGCGGGGGAGAACGTGGCGGTGCATTTGCCGGCGGATGATGTCGGCTTGATGCAGGTCGACCAGTTGCGCCTGGGAAGCTGGGTCGAGTTCCAGGAGGACGATGACAACACCCTGCGTTGCAAGCTGGCGGCGATCATCGAGGCCACCGGCAAATACGTCTTCGTCAATCGCACCGGCCTCAAGGTGCTGGAGCACAGCCGCACCAGCCTGGCCCTGGAGTTTCGCCGGGGCGCGGCACGGTTGTTGGACGACACCCTGTTGTTCGACCGGGCGCTGGAGTCGGTACTGGGCAACCTGCGCCAACTCAATCGCGGCAAGTGA
- the nadC gene encoding carboxylating nicotinate-nucleotide diphosphorylase: protein MPNLRLADLTAEIEANVRRALLEDIGSGDITAQLIPAERLAKATIITRDAAIISGTAWVDAVFRQLDPRVAVHWQVRDGDRVNPNQALFHLEGPARSLLTGERSALNFLQMLSGVATRARYLADFVAGTQVKLLDTRKTLPGLRLAQKYAVTCGGCHNHRIGLYDAFLIKENHIAACGGIAQAIAAAHKIAPGKPVEVEVESLGELKEALAADADIIMLDELSLDDMREAVRLNGGKAKLEASGGINESTLRPIAETGVDYISIGAMTKDVKAVDLSMRLSL from the coding sequence ATGCCGAATCTACGTCTCGCCGATCTGACCGCCGAAATCGAAGCCAACGTGCGCCGTGCGCTGCTTGAAGACATCGGCAGCGGCGACATCACCGCGCAACTGATCCCCGCCGAACGCCTGGCCAAGGCCACCATCATTACCCGCGACGCGGCGATCATCAGTGGCACGGCCTGGGTCGATGCCGTGTTCCGGCAACTGGACCCGCGTGTCGCGGTGCATTGGCAAGTGCGCGACGGCGACCGGGTCAACCCCAATCAAGCGCTGTTCCATTTGGAAGGCCCGGCACGCTCGCTGCTGACCGGTGAACGCAGCGCGCTGAACTTCCTGCAAATGCTTTCCGGCGTTGCCACGCGGGCCCGTTACCTGGCCGACTTTGTCGCCGGCACCCAGGTCAAGCTGCTGGACACTCGCAAGACACTGCCCGGGTTGCGCCTGGCCCAGAAGTACGCGGTCACCTGCGGTGGCTGCCACAACCACCGCATCGGCCTGTACGATGCCTTCCTGATCAAGGAAAACCACATTGCCGCCTGCGGCGGAATCGCCCAGGCCATCGCTGCCGCCCACAAGATTGCCCCGGGCAAACCGGTGGAAGTCGAAGTGGAAAGCCTGGGGGAATTGAAAGAAGCGCTGGCGGCCGACGCCGACATCATCATGCTCGACGAACTGAGCCTGGACGACATGCGTGAAGCCGTGCGCCTCAATGGCGGCAAGGCTAAGCTGGAAGCCAGCGGCGGGATCAACGAAAGTACGTTGCGCCCGATTGCCGAGACCGGGGTGGACTACATCTCGATCGGCGCGATGACCAAGGATGTGAAGGCAGTGGACCTGTCGATGCGCTTGAGCCTCTGA
- the ampD gene encoding 1,6-anhydro-N-acetylmuramyl-L-alanine amidase AmpD — translation MQLDSASGWCEGVRHCPSPNFNARPEGEISLLVIHNISLPPAQFATGKVQEFFQNRLDVTEHPYFVGIADLRVSAHFLIERDGAVTQFVSCLDRAWHAGISCFEGRETCNDFSLGIELEGTDDLPFTDAQYVALVDLTRQLQAAFRAITVQRICGHSDIAPGRKTDPGPAFDWVRYRAALTEGEGQ, via the coding sequence ATGCAGTTGGACTCCGCGAGCGGTTGGTGCGAGGGGGTGCGTCATTGCCCATCGCCCAACTTCAATGCGCGCCCCGAAGGCGAAATCTCCCTGCTGGTGATCCACAACATCAGCCTTCCCCCGGCACAATTCGCCACCGGCAAGGTGCAGGAATTCTTCCAGAATCGTCTGGATGTCACGGAACATCCCTACTTTGTCGGTATTGCCGACCTGCGGGTCTCTGCGCACTTTCTGATCGAGCGTGACGGCGCCGTGACCCAGTTTGTCTCTTGTCTGGATCGTGCGTGGCATGCGGGCATCTCGTGCTTCGAGGGGCGCGAGACCTGTAACGATTTTTCCCTGGGCATCGAGCTGGAGGGTACGGATGATCTGCCGTTCACTGACGCGCAGTATGTCGCATTGGTGGACCTGACCCGGCAGTTGCAAGCGGCGTTCAGGGCGATCACTGTGCAGCGTATCTGCGGGCACAGCGATATCGCGCCGGGGCGCAAGACCGATCCGGGGCCGGCATTTGACTGGGTGCGCTATCGCGCGGCCCTGACAGAAGGGGAAGGACAATGA
- a CDS encoding TatD family hydrolase: MELIDTHTHLDFPDFDADRPALLAESRALGVRQMVVLGVYRDNWQRVWDLVQSDPDLHAALGLHPVYLDEHRPDDVAHLRDWLSRLAGHRQLCAVGEIGLDYYIQTLDRDRQQALFEAQLKLAVEFELPALIHVRRSHAAVIATLKRISPTRAGIIHAFAGSLEEAREYIKLGFKLGLGGAATWPQALRMQRVLAKLPLEAVVLETDSPDMAPAMFPGQRNSPAHLPDICAALAQIIGISPERLAEASTNNARALFNW, from the coding sequence ATGGAGTTGATCGACACCCACACCCACCTGGATTTTCCAGACTTCGACGCGGACCGCCCGGCATTGTTGGCCGAAAGCCGCGCCTTGGGCGTGCGGCAAATGGTGGTATTGGGCGTGTACCGGGACAACTGGCAGCGGGTCTGGGACCTGGTGCAAAGCGACCCGGACCTGCATGCCGCGTTGGGCTTGCACCCGGTGTACCTCGATGAACATCGACCCGACGATGTGGCGCACCTGCGCGACTGGTTAAGCCGTCTGGCCGGGCACCGGCAATTGTGCGCCGTGGGGGAAATCGGCCTGGATTACTACATCCAGACCCTGGACCGTGACCGCCAGCAAGCGCTGTTCGAAGCGCAGTTGAAATTGGCCGTGGAGTTCGAACTGCCGGCGCTGATCCACGTGCGCCGCAGCCACGCCGCCGTGATCGCCACCCTCAAGCGCATAAGCCCCACCCGGGCGGGGATTATCCATGCTTTCGCCGGTAGCCTTGAAGAAGCCCGCGAATACATCAAGCTTGGCTTCAAGCTCGGCCTGGGCGGTGCCGCGACCTGGCCCCAGGCCCTGCGCATGCAACGGGTGCTGGCAAAACTGCCGCTGGAGGCGGTGGTGCTGGAAACCGACTCACCCGACATGGCCCCGGCGATGTTTCCCGGCCAACGCAACAGCCCGGCGCATTTGCCGGACATCTGCGCGGCACTGGCTCAAATCATCGGTATCAGCCCGGAACGATTGGCCGAGGCCAGTACGAACAACGCCCGAGCATTGTTCAACTGGTGA